In the Leptospira sp. WS4.C2 genome, one interval contains:
- a CDS encoding PP2C family protein-serine/threonine phosphatase, whose protein sequence is MRSLSFIFPILLTAVFSLSSEPLIVSSDYLTTLSKGWTFTSQGETKPILVGKGLSLQGMNPPVHGTYKTSFYYEPNYKPLGIYLDRVQEVDKLFVNGILLGETGSISANGLYLPNWYYKRLYFIPSSVLKVNEVNELEIEIHFRNKTFQGGLFRKVPVMGNYEQLQEFIIREDGRDFCFIMLFFGIGAYQIFSIVLKRQAKANFYLLLSTLIFVMWRLPLLNISYTYTDFSFFFWLKVFFTAQTLLPVSIFLFSYSLFQTKFQLKERLLIFFLLCLAFVQTLEIQIPTRILILRIWEFSLLLVVFFIIRGVIRAAKEKKAEAYFLAVGFVCICIGATIDIIIDVTSGKNIYLTQYGFLILMILSGVAISYRHAKNEKELSVLTKDLEIRVHERTLELRKKNEDLEQDLFFASQLQSYLLPKEHPKTIGIRIHTTYLPMKQVGGDLYDWVELDDNRLLLLIADVAGHGVPAAFVSSMVKVQFRESTKNINSPKDVLEHMNQALTSLVSRYFITACCALIDTNEKTIIFSSAGHPNPLIYNRIKGKFEFMNVKGPIIGWRDSFTYSEWTHKMEAGDRYFFFTDGVTEARAENKLFGESKILDLLEKGKNKDIKTLSRDIIVQISKFSDEELKDDVTFFFIDVT, encoded by the coding sequence GTGAGATCTCTCTCATTTATTTTCCCCATTTTACTTACTGCGGTCTTTTCACTTTCCTCAGAGCCACTGATAGTAAGTTCAGATTACCTAACGACCCTGTCGAAAGGTTGGACATTTACGTCCCAGGGGGAAACAAAACCTATTCTAGTAGGTAAGGGACTTTCCTTACAAGGAATGAACCCACCGGTTCACGGAACCTACAAAACCAGTTTCTACTACGAACCAAATTACAAACCACTTGGTATCTACTTAGACCGAGTCCAAGAGGTCGACAAACTTTTTGTAAATGGAATATTGTTAGGAGAAACTGGCAGTATCTCCGCAAATGGATTGTATTTACCCAACTGGTATTACAAACGATTATATTTTATACCAAGTTCTGTTCTCAAAGTTAATGAAGTCAACGAACTAGAAATTGAAATCCACTTCCGGAACAAAACCTTTCAAGGTGGTTTGTTTCGAAAAGTTCCTGTAATGGGGAATTACGAACAATTACAAGAATTCATCATCAGAGAAGATGGAAGAGATTTTTGTTTTATTATGTTGTTCTTTGGAATTGGAGCTTACCAAATTTTTTCCATCGTATTAAAAAGACAGGCAAAAGCCAATTTTTATCTTTTATTATCAACATTAATATTTGTTATGTGGAGATTGCCTCTATTAAATATTAGTTATACATATACAGACTTTTCTTTTTTCTTTTGGTTAAAGGTTTTTTTTACCGCCCAAACCTTACTTCCTGTTTCCATCTTTCTATTCAGTTATTCCTTGTTTCAAACAAAGTTTCAGCTTAAAGAAAGGTTACTTATTTTTTTCCTTCTATGTCTTGCCTTTGTACAAACTTTAGAAATTCAAATCCCAACTAGGATCCTAATACTTCGGATTTGGGAATTTTCATTGTTATTAGTTGTTTTCTTTATCATCCGAGGAGTCATTCGTGCTGCTAAAGAAAAAAAGGCAGAAGCTTACTTCTTAGCTGTTGGTTTTGTTTGTATCTGCATCGGTGCTACCATTGATATCATCATCGATGTGACATCAGGAAAAAATATATATTTAACACAATACGGTTTTTTAATTCTGATGATTCTTTCAGGTGTTGCCATCTCATATCGACATGCAAAAAATGAAAAAGAACTTTCCGTATTAACCAAAGACTTGGAAATTCGCGTTCATGAAAGAACACTAGAACTTCGAAAAAAAAATGAGGACTTAGAACAAGATTTATTCTTTGCTTCACAACTTCAAAGTTATCTTCTTCCGAAAGAACACCCGAAGACAATTGGAATTCGAATCCATACCACCTACTTACCAATGAAACAAGTGGGTGGTGATTTGTACGATTGGGTTGAGTTAGACGACAACCGACTGCTTTTGTTAATTGCAGATGTTGCTGGCCATGGAGTTCCAGCTGCTTTTGTATCTTCAATGGTAAAAGTGCAGTTTAGAGAATCTACAAAGAATATCAACTCACCCAAAGATGTTTTAGAACATATGAACCAAGCATTAACATCACTTGTGAGCCGATATTTTATTACGGCGTGTTGTGCTCTCATTGATACAAATGAAAAAACCATCATTTTCTCTTCCGCCGGCCATCCCAACCCATTGATATATAATCGAATCAAAGGCAAATTCGAATTTATGAATGTTAAAGGTCCAATTATTGGATGGCGAGACTCATTTACTTATAGTGAATGGACACACAAAATGGAAGCTGGTGATCGTTACTTCTTTTTCACAGATGGTGTGACCGAAGCTCGTGCAGAAAATAAATTATTTGGTGAAAGCAAAATACTTGATCTACTGGAAAAAGGGAAAAACAAGGACATAAAAACATTGTCTAGGGATATCATTGTTCAAATTTCAAAATTTTCGGATGAAGAACTAAAAGACGATGTCACTTTTTTCTTTATTGATGTAACATAA
- a CDS encoding TonB-dependent receptor plug domain-containing protein, producing MKSAKLKLNIKILTGIFLFCLGSPLFAVSIRAKLINPKKEIAETNLSVLIFETKKFAQTDTEGNVTLEFPSAGEYTLRLLRDTGIQEIKITVGSEDESRTIYTEKKAITPKTGIVVEGEREKTVSSRTKVRYEEIKRMPGTFGEALRALETLPGVIPNIGFGGGANGIIVRGANPNANTYLYDDLPILYPFHLDGLTSVIHNDLIKSIDLYSGAYPANFNNATGGIIEIETVDSVQKTKGAFQVSLWNTTAYAATPTSGGKGYLAIAGKLGYLDKTLGATGLLPEGIRLPRYNDSQIKYVHNFTPEHQISFYNLTAQDNFAIDVPNKPANDPTASALALLSGAKASFGQSFRTTALRYTWIPGDKFQNRITLINFDPIGEYNVGFGTIQGKQYQRGSYVGVRQDAYWTATRFLKVDFGTEVRRFSFRDFGTEVALRDPTNPSPNPYNSANPDFVGRPISIQGNSPYYNAYTTLHFKFGNFVFEPGARYDYVQVTGNGALTPRATASYTFPEVGKGMTVYGSGGDVSRFPLTTNFNSETGNPDLRFERARKISAGIDQKIDQVWQVKMEVFKNQFTDTIIDDPYVSSPVGLNPDKGQWLTQPIVANRPLNYSNRASGWSHGYELLIRKNARPGTRDWFGWISYTWSQSFQNTNLYQVYEGDNSQVGGIERKILAAYFPNSKEQLAPWDRTHVANFIYGWRMSEGFQIGGRWSYLTSVPSRPVVGDDGGRFSNPLNGLTYWNPQYSNNPYTSEYGYVKRGTDFHRFDIRFDIFENYSWGYMNWYLEIVNVYMRKNKNGYDFDNSRPFSATNPKENDTFGTLQLPGGTVIPFFNIGMEVHF from the coding sequence ATGAAATCAGCAAAACTCAAATTAAATATTAAGATTTTAACTGGGATTTTTCTTTTTTGCCTTGGATCACCACTTTTTGCGGTGAGTATCCGAGCCAAACTAATCAATCCAAAAAAGGAAATTGCGGAAACAAACTTATCCGTTTTAATCTTTGAAACAAAAAAATTTGCTCAAACTGATACAGAAGGAAATGTAACTCTAGAGTTTCCATCTGCAGGTGAATACACCTTGCGACTGTTGCGTGACACTGGAATCCAAGAAATTAAAATTACTGTTGGGTCCGAAGATGAATCAAGAACCATCTATACAGAGAAAAAGGCTATTACTCCAAAAACAGGAATCGTAGTCGAAGGGGAACGAGAAAAAACAGTATCCTCTCGCACGAAAGTTCGTTATGAAGAAATCAAACGTATGCCAGGTACTTTTGGTGAAGCTCTCCGCGCACTAGAAACACTTCCTGGAGTCATTCCCAACATTGGATTTGGTGGTGGAGCGAATGGAATCATTGTAAGAGGTGCAAATCCAAATGCAAATACCTATCTTTATGATGATCTCCCTATTTTATATCCATTCCATTTAGATGGACTTACATCGGTAATTCATAACGATTTAATCAAATCCATTGACTTATATTCTGGTGCATATCCAGCAAACTTTAATAATGCGACAGGTGGTATCATTGAAATTGAAACCGTTGACTCTGTTCAAAAAACAAAAGGTGCTTTTCAGGTCTCCTTATGGAACACAACGGCCTATGCGGCGACGCCCACTTCAGGTGGTAAAGGTTATTTGGCAATTGCTGGTAAACTTGGATATTTGGATAAAACCTTAGGTGCAACAGGACTTTTGCCGGAAGGAATTCGTCTTCCACGTTATAACGACTCTCAAATCAAATACGTTCATAACTTTACGCCAGAACATCAAATCTCATTCTATAACCTAACAGCTCAGGATAATTTTGCTATAGATGTTCCGAACAAACCGGCCAATGATCCAACTGCCTCTGCCTTAGCACTGCTTAGTGGAGCCAAAGCAAGTTTTGGTCAAAGTTTTAGAACTACTGCACTAAGATACACTTGGATTCCTGGTGATAAGTTTCAAAATCGAATTACCTTGATTAACTTTGATCCAATTGGAGAATACAACGTAGGTTTTGGTACTATACAAGGAAAACAATACCAAAGAGGAAGTTACGTTGGTGTTCGTCAAGATGCATATTGGACGGCAACTAGGTTTCTAAAAGTTGACTTTGGTACAGAGGTAAGAAGATTTTCGTTTAGAGATTTTGGAACTGAAGTTGCATTACGTGACCCAACCAATCCTTCACCTAACCCATATAACTCTGCGAACCCTGATTTTGTTGGTAGACCAATAAGCATCCAAGGAAATTCTCCTTACTACAATGCTTATACAACCCTACACTTTAAATTCGGTAATTTTGTTTTTGAACCAGGTGCACGTTATGATTATGTTCAAGTAACTGGCAATGGGGCCTTAACACCGAGAGCAACCGCTTCCTATACATTCCCAGAAGTAGGAAAAGGAATGACTGTTTATGGAAGTGGAGGCGATGTATCTCGATTTCCTTTAACCACTAACTTCAACTCAGAAACAGGAAACCCTGATTTACGTTTCGAAAGAGCAAGGAAAATAAGTGCCGGTATAGACCAAAAGATCGACCAAGTTTGGCAAGTGAAAATGGAAGTTTTTAAAAATCAATTCACTGATACTATTATTGATGACCCTTATGTGTCTTCACCTGTAGGTTTAAATCCTGATAAAGGGCAATGGTTAACCCAGCCGATTGTCGCCAATCGTCCGTTAAATTATTCGAATAGAGCTTCGGGTTGGTCTCATGGATACGAACTTTTGATTCGTAAAAATGCACGTCCAGGAACAAGAGATTGGTTCGGATGGATTTCCTACACCTGGTCGCAGTCTTTTCAAAACACAAATTTATACCAAGTATATGAAGGCGATAATTCACAAGTTGGTGGAATCGAGAGAAAAATATTAGCTGCTTACTTCCCTAACTCTAAAGAACAGCTTGCACCTTGGGATAGGACTCATGTTGCAAACTTTATTTATGGCTGGCGGATGAGTGAAGGTTTCCAAATCGGTGGTCGTTGGAGTTATTTAACATCGGTTCCGTCGCGACCAGTGGTCGGGGATGATGGAGGAAGATTTTCGAATCCACTCAATGGACTTACTTATTGGAACCCACAATATTCCAATAATCCGTATACTTCTGAATATGGATATGTAAAACGTGGAACCGATTTCCATAGATTTGACATTCGTTTCGATATATTTGAAAACTATTCCTGGGGTTACATGAACTGGTATTTAGAAATTGTAAACGTTTACATGAGAAAAAATAAAAACGGTTATGACTTTGATAATTCAAGACCATTTTCAGCAACAAACCCTAAAGAAAATGATACATTTGGAACCTTACAACTGCCAGGTGGAACTGTAATTCCATTTTTCAATATAGGTATGGAGGTACACTTCTAA
- the ahpF gene encoding alkyl hydroperoxide reductase subunit F, producing the protein MLDESTKEQVKQYFERIKNPVNIHLFSGDHEKREELIEFLNDIVSLSSKISLEHSADKNDGLRFSILSEGKPTGIEFSGIPMGHEFTSLILAILQSGGNPIKLEEGILSTVSKFKENLHFETFISLDCHNCPEVVQTLNSFALVNPLISHNMIDGAMYPDLVKEKNIQGVPAVFLNGKRFLSGKAEASVIFDKLLELYSVPETKEESSDITNPSDVYDVTVIGGGPSGVTAAVYSARKGLKTLVIADRLGGQVKDTLGIENIISIPYTTGPELTHVLSEQLDKNQIRKKENVRVLKIESGELKTIHLNTGERIVTKTVILSTGAKWRELNVPGEKEFVGKGVAYCPHCDGPFFKDKDVAVVGGGNSGVEAALDLSGIVKSVTLIEFGDRLNADKVLLDKVAQSPNIKTLVKAQTMEIQTNTEKVTGLTYKDRSSEKSETIPLDGVFVQIGLVPNSSFVKDLVATNRFGEILVDEKCKTNVDGIFACGDVTNTPYKQIIIAMGEGAKAAISAFEYLLHAA; encoded by the coding sequence ATGTTAGATGAATCAACAAAAGAACAAGTAAAACAATACTTCGAAAGAATCAAAAATCCAGTGAACATACATTTATTTTCTGGAGATCATGAAAAACGTGAGGAGTTGATTGAGTTTTTAAATGATATCGTCTCTTTAAGCTCTAAAATTTCTTTAGAACATTCTGCGGATAAAAATGACGGCCTTCGTTTTTCCATTCTCTCTGAAGGAAAACCAACAGGAATTGAATTTTCTGGAATTCCTATGGGTCATGAATTTACTTCCTTGATTTTAGCAATTTTACAATCCGGTGGAAATCCAATCAAATTGGAAGAAGGGATTCTTTCTACGGTCTCAAAATTTAAAGAAAATTTACACTTTGAAACATTCATCTCTCTTGATTGCCATAACTGTCCCGAAGTGGTTCAAACGCTCAATAGTTTTGCACTCGTGAATCCTCTCATTTCCCATAACATGATCGACGGGGCAATGTATCCAGATCTTGTAAAAGAAAAAAATATCCAAGGTGTTCCTGCCGTTTTTCTCAACGGAAAACGATTCCTTTCTGGAAAGGCCGAAGCTTCCGTTATCTTCGATAAACTTTTGGAATTGTATTCTGTTCCTGAAACAAAGGAAGAAAGTTCCGATATCACGAATCCATCTGATGTTTATGATGTAACTGTGATTGGTGGAGGCCCCTCGGGTGTGACAGCAGCAGTGTATTCTGCACGGAAAGGATTGAAAACCCTTGTCATTGCGGACCGGTTAGGTGGTCAAGTGAAAGACACTTTAGGGATAGAAAATATTATATCAATTCCTTATACAACAGGGCCTGAACTCACCCATGTATTGTCAGAACAATTGGACAAAAACCAGATTCGCAAAAAAGAAAATGTCCGCGTTTTAAAAATTGAATCTGGGGAATTAAAAACCATACATTTGAACACGGGTGAACGGATTGTTACAAAAACAGTGATCCTTTCGACAGGTGCTAAATGGCGTGAACTCAATGTTCCTGGTGAAAAAGAGTTTGTTGGAAAAGGTGTCGCCTATTGCCCTCACTGCGATGGACCATTTTTTAAAGATAAGGATGTGGCTGTGGTTGGTGGTGGAAACTCTGGAGTAGAAGCTGCACTAGACCTCAGTGGGATCGTGAAATCGGTCACCTTGATTGAGTTTGGTGATAGGTTAAATGCTGATAAGGTGTTGTTAGATAAAGTGGCTCAGTCACCAAATATAAAAACATTGGTAAAAGCACAAACGATGGAAATCCAAACTAATACCGAAAAAGTTACTGGTCTTACTTATAAGGACAGAAGTTCAGAAAAGTCAGAAACCATACCCCTTGATGGAGTGTTTGTTCAGATTGGACTAGTACCAAACAGTAGTTTTGTGAAAGATTTGGTGGCTACCAATCGTTTTGGAGAGATCCTTGTAGATGAAAAATGTAAAACCAATGTAGATGGAATCTTTGCTTGCGGAGATGTGACAAACACTCCTTACAAACAAATCATCATTGCAATGGGTGAGGGTGCAAAAGCAGCGATTAGTGCTTTTGAATACCTTTTACATGCGGCTTGA
- the ahpC gene encoding alkyl hydroperoxide reductase subunit C, translating to MSNINTQIPDFTTEAFHNGAFKKISKKDVLGKWSVFVFYPADFTFVCPTELGDVADYYAELQKMGVEVYSVSTDTHFVHKAWHEASDTIKKIKFPMLGDASGKITRGFGIMIEEDGQALRGTFVVNPEGVIKTAEIHDLGIGRSAEELVRKVQAAQYVANNDGEVCPAKWKPGNSTLKPGLDLVGKI from the coding sequence ATGTCCAATATCAACACTCAAATTCCTGACTTTACCACGGAAGCGTTCCATAATGGTGCTTTCAAAAAAATTAGCAAAAAAGACGTTCTCGGAAAATGGTCCGTATTTGTTTTTTATCCTGCGGATTTTACTTTTGTTTGTCCGACCGAACTTGGCGACGTAGCCGACTATTATGCTGAACTACAAAAAATGGGAGTGGAAGTGTATTCCGTTTCTACTGACACACATTTTGTTCACAAAGCTTGGCACGAAGCAAGTGATACCATCAAAAAAATCAAATTTCCAATGTTAGGTGATGCTTCAGGAAAGATCACTCGAGGATTTGGAATTATGATTGAAGAAGATGGCCAAGCTCTTCGCGGAACATTTGTAGTAAACCCAGAAGGTGTGATCAAAACTGCTGAGATCCATGATCTTGGAATCGGCCGTTCTGCGGAAGAACTGGTTCGTAAGGTGCAAGCAGCACAATATGTTGCAAACAACGACGGCGAAGTTTGCCCTGCAAAATGGAAACCAGGTAATTCTACTTTGAAACCAGGTCTTGACTTGGTAGGAAAAATCTAA
- a CDS encoding MotA/TolQ/ExbB proton channel family protein, whose protein sequence is MQEYVEIGEELIFIAMAVASVIALAVFAERLIYYKKTLGKKNEDYLNEVRTSLQEEPEIHWKTDAGEESIYTRFVQFALKQLKLGRKGLDESLDGQILSEKLELEKRLPILNTLGNNAPFIGLLGTVLGVIKAFYGLGTLGSSGAEVVMRSISTALLATAAGLAVAIPVVMANNYFSRKSKVILQNMEILKKELLSYQMNKTKV, encoded by the coding sequence ATGCAAGAGTATGTAGAAATAGGTGAAGAATTAATTTTTATTGCAATGGCAGTTGCGAGTGTGATTGCATTGGCAGTATTTGCAGAAAGATTAATTTATTATAAGAAAACATTAGGTAAAAAAAACGAAGATTACTTAAACGAAGTTAGGACATCCTTACAAGAAGAACCAGAAATTCACTGGAAAACTGATGCCGGGGAAGAATCTATCTACACAAGATTCGTTCAATTTGCACTTAAACAATTAAAATTAGGAAGAAAGGGATTGGATGAAAGTTTAGATGGCCAAATCCTATCGGAAAAATTGGAATTGGAGAAACGATTGCCTATCCTAAACACATTAGGTAACAATGCTCCCTTTATTGGATTACTCGGAACGGTTCTTGGTGTCATCAAAGCATTTTATGGTTTGGGAACTTTGGGAAGTTCTGGAGCAGAGGTAGTCATGAGATCTATTTCAACAGCACTACTCGCGACGGCAGCCGGTCTCGCGGTTGCGATTCCCGTGGTAATGGCAAACAATTATTTTTCAAGAAAGTCCAAGGTTATTTTGCAGAATATGGAAATTCTGAAAAAAGAACTACTCTCTTATCAAATGAATAAGACAAAGGTATAA
- a CDS encoding biopolymer transporter ExbD, translating into MAGASGSQDEEIGSINITPMVDVILVLLVIFMVTANFLKKESLNINLPKVQAADPNVAESVQVAITKTGAILLEGKDTDISGLVRNLEREAKIRPNMRLTLSADESLPYGKITELMGIIRKAGVTKIALSVKK; encoded by the coding sequence ATGGCTGGAGCATCAGGTTCTCAAGACGAAGAAATTGGAAGTATAAATATCACTCCCATGGTGGATGTGATTTTAGTTCTTCTTGTTATTTTTATGGTAACGGCAAACTTTTTAAAAAAAGAAAGTTTAAATATCAATTTACCAAAAGTACAGGCTGCTGATCCGAATGTTGCCGAGTCAGTACAAGTAGCCATCACCAAAACAGGTGCAATCCTTTTGGAAGGAAAGGATACAGATATCTCAGGTTTAGTTCGGAATCTCGAGAGAGAAGCAAAAATTAGACCAAACATGCGTTTAACGCTATCTGCAGATGAAAGCCTCCCTTATGGAAAAATTACGGAGCTGATGGGAATCATCCGAAAAGCGGGTGTTACTAAAATTGCCCTCAGTGTAAAAAAATGA
- a CDS encoding LytR/AlgR family response regulator transcription factor: MDIATYSVLIIEDEYPARMLMMDYIMNCSELKLAGIAESGDKALHLLQEKQFDLVFMDINLPAVNGMDILRKEHNKSTFFIITTAYSEHAVEAFDLDATDYLLKPFSFDRFRKSVDKALRFLQESKQTKNHSQEKKTNLKIQSDSAVFLLPFHDIQFISANNKSCVIHTTQKDYETSKLLKEVEEKLPSEQFIRIHKGFLVNLDYVTSLRYDKGGSYTIQLKNEDETTLPVGRSFAQNLKEALKL, encoded by the coding sequence ATGGATATCGCTACTTATTCAGTTCTAATCATCGAAGATGAGTATCCCGCAAGGATGCTCATGATGGATTATATTATGAACTGCTCTGAGTTAAAACTTGCGGGTATTGCGGAAAGTGGCGATAAAGCGTTGCACTTACTACAAGAAAAACAATTTGATTTAGTTTTTATGGACATCAACCTACCTGCTGTCAATGGGATGGATATCTTAAGGAAGGAACATAACAAATCCACTTTTTTTATTATTACCACGGCCTACAGTGAACACGCAGTAGAAGCATTCGATTTAGATGCTACGGATTATTTACTTAAACCCTTTTCTTTTGATCGATTTCGAAAGTCCGTCGATAAGGCCTTACGTTTTTTACAAGAATCAAAACAAACCAAAAACCATTCCCAAGAAAAGAAAACAAATCTTAAAATCCAATCGGATTCTGCAGTATTTTTACTACCATTTCACGATATCCAATTCATTTCAGCTAATAACAAAAGTTGCGTGATTCATACTACTCAGAAAGATTACGAAACGTCAAAATTACTCAAAGAAGTTGAAGAAAAATTACCTTCAGAACAGTTCATTCGAATTCATAAAGGATTTTTAGTTAATTTAGATTATGTGACAAGTCTCCGGTATGATAAGGGTGGATCCTATACCATCCAACTCAAAAATGAGGACGAAACCACCCTTCCCGTGGGCAGATCATTTGCTCAAAATCTAAAAGAAGCTCTCAAATTGTAA
- a CDS encoding hydrogen peroxide-inducible genes activator, whose product MTITQLRYIVALDQFRSFAKAAEHCLIAQPTLSLQIQKVEQELGFELFDRKKNPVITTKLGKAVVDQAKNTLREADKLFEIAGQWKDEPAGNISIGIIPTVSNYLVPSIYQSLQTEFSKVNFRISELPTLTILEKLESEEIDLGILATPLKISNIVEHPLYYEPFVVYYPKNAKEKSASVSMKHIEKYPLLVLGEEHCFRHQSLKICNRNSLAKIESGSVETLKRMVDMGIGITLLPKLSVEKSSERIVPFDSPEPAREISLVYKKGFYKTRILKKLTSLILGVIPKEYHSKEKFKIIGVSLNQD is encoded by the coding sequence ATGACAATCACTCAACTTCGATATATCGTCGCTTTGGATCAGTTCAGAAGTTTTGCAAAAGCCGCCGAACATTGCTTAATCGCACAGCCTACTTTAAGTTTACAAATCCAAAAGGTGGAACAGGAACTCGGTTTTGAATTATTCGATCGAAAGAAAAATCCAGTAATCACAACTAAATTAGGAAAGGCTGTAGTTGATCAGGCAAAAAATACTTTAAGAGAAGCAGACAAACTCTTTGAAATTGCTGGCCAATGGAAAGATGAACCGGCTGGAAATATATCTATAGGTATCATTCCTACGGTTAGTAACTATTTAGTTCCTTCTATATACCAGAGTTTACAAACAGAATTTTCTAAAGTCAACTTCCGAATCTCTGAGTTACCTACCTTAACTATTCTAGAAAAATTAGAATCGGAAGAAATCGATTTAGGGATTCTCGCAACTCCACTAAAAATCTCGAACATCGTTGAACACCCGCTTTATTATGAACCCTTTGTTGTATACTATCCGAAAAATGCCAAAGAAAAATCCGCTTCTGTTTCTATGAAACATATCGAGAAGTATCCACTCCTTGTGCTTGGAGAGGAACATTGTTTTCGCCATCAGTCCTTGAAAATCTGCAATCGTAATTCTCTTGCGAAAATTGAAAGTGGAAGTGTGGAGACTTTGAAACGAATGGTGGATATGGGAATTGGGATCACACTTTTGCCTAAATTGTCTGTAGAGAAATCTTCTGAACGGATTGTTCCTTTTGATTCCCCGGAACCTGCACGGGAAATCAGTCTGGTTTACAAAAAGGGATTTTACAAAACCAGAATTTTAAAAAAACTCACAAGTTTGATTCTTGGAGTGATTCCCAAAGAATACCATTCCAAAGAAAAATTTAAAATCATCGGAGTATCATTAAACCAAGATTAG